The stretch of DNA GATAGGACTCCGGAGTTTGTGATGAGAATATTACAGTTCATTGCGCCCGTGATGATTCTTGGCTTCGCCTTTGTCGTCCGACATTTTACCAAGTAGATTAGGCAGATCTAAGAATCCGGAAGATATAGCCTTGCAAGCACTGTTTCTCTGTTTCCGATGTAATATTCTTGTGTTTGAAAGTAGAAATCTGTGTAGAAATGTTATGAATTGATGATCAAAATTGACCATATCAACATTAAACTTGTAATCTGTGTAGAATACACTGCAAACCAGGTTTTAGTTCTACCACCTTAGACAAGCTTCAAGTAGATATTTCATCAAACAACTTTGACTGCACTCGCATGAAATGTAATTGCATCACAAACATGGCATCGATGCCTCTAAGAAACCAAGCTAGCTTTATTCGATCTTGTCATGGAGGGCGGCCACCATGTCCTGTGCATCATCCAAAAGCTTCCAGATATCCAGCTGCCCCGCGATGTTGTTGAACTCCTTTTGGATCTCAGCCACGCTGTTGAACCTCTCCATGATCGCCTTCCTCCTCTGCAGCACACAGGCTGCAATGGCATACAGCAGCAAGTCGTCGGTGGGCGGCGCCGACCGCGTTCTCCTCCGGTAACCTGCCCGAACCGCTGCCTGATCCGCCCACATGACCTCCCACAGGCACAGCGTCTGCTCGAAGGTGAGCTCTCGTCGGAGAGCGACCAGCACCATCCTGTACGCGAACGCGCAGTCTTCGGCTTGGAGCTTCTCCAGGTGCTGGTACAGGTCCGCGTCACGCAACTTGATGAGTTTGGACACGACTTGCAGTTGCCTTTGGATGCCCGCCTGATCAAGCCTAAAGTTGTGCCGAGCCCTCTTCATGAACCCCACGAAGCACCAAAACGCCTCATCGTCCACCTCCATGACAGCAAGGATGGGAGACAGGAGATCGCTCATTCCTTGGCAGTAGCCGATCTCAGGGTCGTGGAGCGCGTACGCCTCGAGAACGGCGACAAGGCGAGCTGCGTGGTAGATTCTGCATGGCTCCATGTCACCGTAATCCGTCAAACCAACGGCAGAAGCTAACCGGAGAGCTTCGGCCTCGGGGACCGCAGCTTGACGTGGGGAATAGGGAATCCACTCTGCATCGGATCGTATGGCGTCCAAGCGGATGATGCGTTGCCATGTCGCGAAGTCCTCAGCTGCTGGATTCGCCATGGTTGGTTCTCCAGTGGAAGATTGGCTGTCAGATGATTCCGTCTCGTCGGTAGAGCTAGTCTTATCGTCTTCATCCACAGATTGGTGACACCGCCTCCTTAGTTTCTCGTACTCTTTCCTGTTCAAACAGTGCAATAGCAGACAAGATTTGAAACAAGGGAAAAAAAGATGGTAGATCCAAGTACCTCCTTTGCTCTCGAATGGCATTCCTTTCAGCTCCCGAACTGTTCATGTCATAGCTGCACCAAACAGTAAGATGGTCATAGGCAGTGATCTGCACATATCTAATGGAAGCAGAGTACAAGTTACAGAACATCGATGTATGAGCAATGTTCTTCATATGTCCTAAACACATTACAAGCTTGGCAAGATGGTTGATGGATCTTACACTCCGAGAAGGAAAGGCCAGACTTCAGCTCTGATGCTTGGATCGACTCCCTGAATTCGCAGGAAAAGCTATTAGATCATTGGAGCTTCCTCAACAGAGAGGAATCGTAAGTTGGTGCTTACTCCACTGCGAACTTTCTCCAAGAACTTTATCCCTCCACCGCGAAGCTTTCCGTCGCGTGAGAAGTTGTTCCATTCCTTCCGAGTCAGAGGATGTCTTCGCTTCTCCCGACACCATGGTAGTGTAAGACAACCACTGAAACAAACAGGGGAAGGGAAAGGGTTGAGAGACTGACAATGACAGCGAAATCAGATCCAAATAATAACAGTATATTGGAGACAAATGGAGAATTAATTGCTAGTTAAATGTACAAAACTCGATTTTTCTGCGATTGTGTTCTCGTGTTTCTCGAATGGGATGAGGGAGGAGGGGAAGCAAAGAAGCAGAGCACCTTTCCGGCTCTCTGTCTCACCTACGAGAGGAGACAACCAGGGCGACGGCCAATGCGAGTCCGGCCAAGGCCGTCACCGCCAGCGCTACGCAAGGACGCCACCGCTCGTTGCTGCTGCCGCCCGCCGCCACCATGACGAAGCTTTCCACCCAGCTCCAATTCAACATCGAGTCGCCCGCCGTCGCCTTGCAAGGCTCCGACCACCAGTcccaaccctctctctctctctctctctctctcacaggaAGGGGCGGGAGAAGGGCACCTTAAAAGCGTCTCACGCCACAGTAATAAAGCGTAGATTGGTGGCTTTGAGTCCACAGCAAGGAGAGTATAAGAGCTTTCAATCTTTCTTAAAATGACAACTTCACCCTTGCAAAGTAGATACCTCTCAAAAAATATATCTATATTCCCAAAACGCTTCTTAGcgaagataaaattatttttgaattgTTTTTGGGGGATGATATTTAGGAATTTATCTGCGTACATACGTCGAATATCAGGCCGGGGAGAAGTTAACATCACTGCAAAtaattcttaaaataaaataaattttatataattttcatgatattttaGATCTTTAGTATATTCATATTGAATAGGGTATAAatgatatttcatcatatattctttttctttcatagatTACTTAACATGAGATTTTACCTTTATCTAATATGCTCTTCTTATCTCCTAAGTTTTCCTTTTACACTTTATGATACAGTAAAATAGAgagatataattaaaataatttatttaaatcaataaaaaaatgtattatcaaaaaattaaatgAAATGAAGTTTGACTGGAGCCTCCTAAT from Musa acuminata AAA Group cultivar baxijiao chromosome BXJ2-11, Cavendish_Baxijiao_AAA, whole genome shotgun sequence encodes:
- the LOC135626672 gene encoding rab GTPase-activating protein 22-like gives rise to the protein MLNWSWVESFVMVAAGGSSNERWRPCVALAVTALAGLALAVALVVSSRSGCLTLPWCREKRRHPLTRKEWNNFSRDGKLRGGGIKFLEKVRSGGVDPSIRAEVWPFLLGVYDMNSSGAERNAIREQRRKEYEKLRRRCHQSVDEDDKTSSTDETESSDSQSSTGEPTMANPAAEDFATWQRIIRLDAIRSDAEWIPYSPRQAAVPEAEALRLASAVGLTDYGDMEPCRIYHAARLVAVLEAYALHDPEIGYCQGMSDLLSPILAVMEVDDEAFWCFVGFMKRARHNFRLDQAGIQRQLQVVSKLIKLRDADLYQHLEKLQAEDCAFAYRMVLVALRRELTFEQTLCLWEVMWADQAAVRAGYRRRTRSAPPTDDLLLYAIAACVLQRRKAIMERFNSVAEIQKEFNNIAGQLDIWKLLDDAQDMVAALHDKIE